In one window of Spartinivicinus marinus DNA:
- a CDS encoding acyl CoA:acetate/3-ketoacid CoA transferase yields the protein MSKQISFEQAAQLINDRDVVTVSSSSGLGCPDRMLQAIGERFDREGHPTQLTTLHPIAAGDMYGIKGVDYLAKPGLLDKVIAGSYPSGPSSLPMPAIWKEITENRITGYNIPSGILFDMHREAAAKRPGVMTRVGIDTFVDPDRQGGAMNDKAAANPIVRKLQFEGEEYLFFPSITPNVAIIRATSADQKGNLSFEQEGAYLGGLEQALAVRNNGGVVIAQVKRVVSNNSLSTYQVHIPGNLVDAIVVDPEQLQTTQTLYDPAISGVIRRPDESFTHTEFSPEKVIARRVAQELKAGQAVNLGFGISANVPRILLEEGLHGEVTWVVEQGAVGGIPLLGFAFGCAANADSIIPSPQQFTYFQGGGFDQSFLSFMEVDQQGNVNVSKLGIKPYLTAGCGGFVDITAHAKKIVFSGFFTAGAKYALGDGKIQVALEGRFQKFVKAVEHVTFSGKMAIQRDQQVLYVTERCVMQLTPEGIEVIELAPGIDLERDVLSKAGFPLKVADNLTLMDAALFEPAPFGLQLG from the coding sequence ATGTCCAAACAGATTTCATTTGAGCAAGCTGCCCAACTGATTAACGATAGGGATGTGGTAACTGTTTCATCCTCCAGTGGTTTAGGTTGCCCTGATCGTATGTTGCAAGCCATTGGTGAACGATTTGATCGTGAAGGGCATCCAACCCAGTTAACCACACTGCATCCTATTGCTGCGGGTGATATGTATGGTATTAAGGGGGTAGATTACTTAGCCAAGCCAGGTTTATTGGACAAAGTCATTGCCGGTTCTTACCCCAGCGGCCCCTCTAGCTTGCCCATGCCAGCCATATGGAAGGAAATTACTGAAAACCGTATTACCGGATACAATATTCCCAGTGGTATTTTGTTTGATATGCACCGAGAGGCTGCGGCTAAACGACCTGGGGTAATGACTCGGGTGGGTATTGATACCTTCGTTGACCCTGATCGGCAGGGGGGAGCAATGAATGATAAGGCAGCCGCTAACCCTATTGTGCGTAAACTGCAGTTTGAAGGGGAGGAGTATTTATTTTTCCCCAGCATTACGCCGAATGTAGCCATTATTCGAGCCACCTCCGCTGACCAAAAAGGCAATCTGTCGTTTGAGCAAGAAGGGGCTTACCTGGGTGGTTTAGAGCAAGCATTAGCGGTGCGAAACAATGGGGGCGTTGTTATTGCTCAGGTCAAGCGGGTGGTGAGTAATAACAGCCTGTCCACTTACCAAGTGCATATTCCAGGCAATCTGGTGGATGCCATAGTGGTAGATCCAGAGCAGCTGCAAACCACCCAAACCCTTTATGACCCTGCTATTTCTGGTGTTATTCGTCGCCCTGATGAAAGTTTTACCCATACCGAATTTTCCCCTGAAAAAGTGATTGCCCGGCGGGTAGCGCAGGAGCTGAAGGCAGGGCAGGCGGTAAACCTGGGTTTCGGCATTTCAGCCAATGTACCGCGCATATTACTGGAAGAAGGGCTGCATGGTGAGGTTACTTGGGTCGTCGAGCAAGGTGCAGTGGGTGGAATACCGCTGTTGGGGTTTGCGTTTGGCTGTGCGGCCAATGCTGACAGTATTATCCCCAGCCCTCAACAATTTACCTATTTCCAGGGGGGGGGCTTTGATCAAAGCTTTCTGTCGTTTATGGAGGTAGATCAGCAAGGCAATGTCAACGTTTCAAAGCTAGGGATCAAGCCTTATTTAACCGCAGGTTGTGGTGGTTTTGTCGATATTACGGCTCATGCCAAAAAGATTGTATTCAGCGGTTTTTTTACCGCGGGAGCGAAGTATGCGTTAGGTGATGGGAAAATTCAGGTTGCTCTGGAAGGCCGCTTCCAGAAGTTTGTTAAAGCCGTTGAGCATGTAACCTTCTCAGGAAAAATGGCGATTCAGCGCGACCAACAAGTTCTGTATGTAACGGAGCGCTGTGTCATGCAGCTGACCCCTGAAGGGATTGAAGTGATTGAGTTGGCCCCTGGAATTGATCTAGAGCGGGATGTGTTATCCAAGGCAGGCTTTCCGCTCAAGGTGGCAGACAACCTAACACTGATGGATGCTGCTTTATTCGAGCCAGCCCCTTTTGGCCTTCAGTTAGGGTAA
- a CDS encoding Gfo/Idh/MocA family protein, whose amino-acid sequence MSVKASTDNSSMNKTVGWGFIGTSNIAKQWMAAAVRHQPGHEVMAVMSNSLSRAEMYAQDLKIANAYDSFAALLADPAVDVVYISNTNEQHKPAVLAAAKAGKHVFCEKPLALNLADAAEMVSACKQAGVVMATNHHLRNAATHQAIRAEIAAGTVGQVIGVRIFHAIHLPQPLQTWRVNDPKAGGGVVLDVAVHDADVIRYLLAEDPVDVMAYAQTGGMASAVEDGAMTMLQMPSGALVQTHESFMVPYAGTGLEVHGTKGSIVARDILTQRSAGTVEVITETGRRQLDIQHHNLYHYSLAQFAQAIAGNGQPAVTGEDGLKSLAIALAMLKSAEQGQRVRIDYPTVYAQ is encoded by the coding sequence ATGAGTGTTAAGGCAAGCACTGACAATTCATCAATGAATAAAACAGTCGGCTGGGGATTTATTGGCACCAGTAATATTGCCAAGCAATGGATGGCGGCTGCGGTTAGGCATCAGCCAGGCCATGAGGTGATGGCAGTTATGAGTAATAGCCTTAGTCGAGCAGAAATGTATGCTCAGGATTTGAAAATTGCTAATGCTTACGATTCATTCGCTGCCTTGCTGGCTGACCCTGCGGTGGATGTGGTGTATATCTCCAACACCAATGAGCAGCATAAGCCAGCGGTGTTGGCAGCAGCCAAGGCTGGCAAGCATGTATTTTGTGAAAAGCCCTTAGCTCTCAATCTAGCCGATGCGGCAGAGATGGTATCGGCCTGTAAGCAGGCTGGTGTGGTCATGGCAACCAACCACCATTTGCGTAATGCTGCCACCCACCAAGCGATTCGCGCTGAGATTGCAGCGGGTACCGTTGGCCAAGTGATCGGCGTGCGGATATTTCATGCCATACACCTTCCTCAGCCGTTACAAACCTGGCGGGTGAATGATCCAAAAGCCGGTGGTGGGGTGGTGCTGGATGTCGCTGTACATGATGCGGATGTGATTCGCTATTTATTAGCGGAAGACCCGGTGGATGTGATGGCCTATGCCCAAACAGGGGGAATGGCATCAGCCGTTGAAGATGGCGCCATGACCATGTTGCAGATGCCCAGTGGTGCCCTGGTTCAAACTCATGAGTCTTTTATGGTGCCTTATGCCGGCACGGGTTTAGAGGTGCATGGTACGAAAGGCAGCATAGTAGCCCGTGATATTTTGACTCAACGATCGGCTGGCACCGTGGAAGTGATTACTGAAACGGGGCGGCGCCAGCTCGATATTCAACATCATAATTTATACCACTATTCCTTGGCTCAATTTGCACAGGCGATCGCTGGTAATGGTCAACCTGCAGTGACTGGTGAAGATGGCCTTAAGTCGTTAGCCATAGCCTTAGCCATGCTGAAGTCCGCAGAGCAGGGACAGCGAGTCAGAATTGACTACCCAACGGTATATGCCCAATAA
- a CDS encoding Dabb family protein, which produces MIHHLVLLKCKADVNQSQIDEMFDQLNALVGVIPGLLSCKGGNNNSPEGISHGYTHAFVMQFENADARDNYLPHPAHKKVQPIIHALLVEGSDSALALDF; this is translated from the coding sequence ATGATTCACCATTTAGTCCTACTAAAATGCAAAGCTGACGTTAACCAATCCCAAATAGATGAGATGTTCGATCAACTCAACGCGTTAGTAGGGGTTATTCCAGGTTTACTGTCGTGTAAAGGGGGTAACAATAATAGCCCCGAAGGTATCAGTCATGGTTATACCCATGCGTTTGTTATGCAATTTGAAAATGCTGACGCACGAGATAACTACCTCCCCCACCCGGCTCATAAAAAAGTACAACCGATTATTCATGCATTATTAGTTGAGGGTAGTGACAGCGCTTTAGCATTAGATTTTTAA
- a CDS encoding GlcG/HbpS family heme-binding protein encodes MKKFLTAALLSTASITATAETVASHALSVNTALELVKEGLAACAKDNYHVSVAIVDHSGNLKAFGRHNKSGPHAAEGAKRKAFSAASMEESTEFFFKLIQKNPELQGLHALHDNILILPGGLPIKYKGEVIAGIGVSGAPGGDLDTACAEAAISKVLNK; translated from the coding sequence ATGAAAAAATTTTTAACGGCAGCACTACTCTCTACCGCGAGTATTACTGCTACAGCAGAAACAGTGGCCAGCCATGCACTGAGTGTCAACACCGCCTTGGAATTAGTTAAAGAAGGCTTAGCGGCTTGTGCAAAAGACAATTATCACGTTAGCGTGGCAATCGTTGACCATAGTGGCAATTTAAAAGCCTTTGGTCGACATAACAAATCTGGCCCTCATGCGGCTGAAGGTGCAAAGCGTAAAGCCTTTAGTGCGGCTTCCATGGAAGAAAGCACTGAATTTTTCTTTAAACTAATTCAGAAAAATCCCGAGCTACAAGGCTTACATGCCCTTCACGATAATATTTTAATTTTACCCGGTGGCTTGCCTATTAAATATAAAGGTGAGGTTATAGCCGGGATTGGGGTTAGCGGTGCACCCGGCGGGGATTTAGATACGGCATGTGCTGAAGCAGCCATTAGCAAAGTACTGAATAAGTAG
- a CDS encoding transporter substrate-binding domain-containing protein, translating to MQLRISNLKYYLLMCWLIFPSAFAGLKVVYPNIDGIGAESIGYSVLKLALEKSGQAHELSVYGPTVNQQRARDLVEQGQLSLFDTGFQEGLDQRFDPIYLPIDRGILGWRLFIIHKDNQEKFANIKSLKDLQQYIAGQGKGWGDIVVIENAGIKVKTAGKIPSLIKMVGGKRFDFFPLGANEVYSFLDKFGGNDPNLVIDTNVVLVYPYGRFFYVKKDDKSLAEAIRSGMEKALADGSLQKMLESHKYFKDAFSTAKLKERVRIDIDTPNLSDGFKSIDEKWWFNP from the coding sequence ATGCAGCTGAGAATTAGCAACTTAAAATATTATTTATTAATGTGCTGGCTTATCTTTCCATCTGCCTTTGCTGGATTGAAAGTGGTATACCCCAATATTGATGGCATTGGTGCTGAGTCGATAGGATACAGTGTACTCAAACTGGCGCTTGAAAAGTCTGGTCAAGCGCATGAACTCAGTGTATATGGTCCAACGGTCAATCAACAGCGAGCAAGAGATTTAGTTGAACAAGGGCAGTTATCTTTATTCGATACTGGCTTTCAAGAAGGGCTTGATCAACGGTTTGATCCTATATATCTACCCATTGACCGAGGTATTCTTGGTTGGCGTCTTTTTATTATTCACAAGGATAATCAAGAAAAATTTGCCAATATTAAGTCGCTTAAAGATTTGCAACAATATATTGCTGGTCAGGGTAAAGGTTGGGGCGATATTGTTGTTATTGAAAATGCAGGGATCAAGGTTAAAACGGCTGGTAAAATACCTAGCTTGATAAAAATGGTAGGTGGAAAGCGTTTTGATTTTTTTCCTTTAGGGGCTAATGAAGTGTATAGTTTCTTAGATAAATTCGGAGGAAATGATCCTAATTTGGTTATAGATACCAATGTGGTGTTGGTTTACCCTTATGGACGTTTTTTCTATGTAAAGAAAGATGATAAATCACTTGCTGAAGCTATTCGTTCTGGAATGGAAAAAGCATTAGCTGATGGTAGTTTACAAAAAATGCTTGAAAGCCATAAGTATTTTAAAGATGCATTTTCAACTGCCAAGTTAAAAGAAAGGGTGCGAATTGATATTGATACACCTAATTTGAGTGATGGTTTTAAAAGTATTGATGAAAAATGGTGGTTTAATCCTTAA